The genomic region ACTAGTTCGGTGCGATTTactttcccttttccaacACCCCACCATTCACCTCTCGTGGGCCCTCACAGTGTCCTCCAAAGGGGGCCCCATCGGGGGTTCTTGCAGTGTTTGTGCAAGCAAATATACTTGCCATCCTGCAGCTCGGCTGGTACGGTCCAGTAATGCCCTTCATGCCGATGCAGTTGgcaaagaagcaaaacaaggCGATAGCGGGTGTAGAGGGGGAAAGGGTATGGAtggaataacaaacaaaaaaccccacACGACGAGGCGGGACTGTAAAAAACCAGTTCGATTTGCCCGAACAATGCAGCAGAAGCGCGAAGTTGTTGCATTCGCGCTTGTCCACGAGCCGTGGTTGGTTTGGATGCATATGATACCACAATGCTACTGCACTTGTTCTGGATCGATTGGCATCGGTGTtggtagaagaagaagaagaagaataagcGCACCATGTTCTTGACCAAATGTTGGTTCACCTTTGTTTCCATTTCTCTGTTTCAAAACATAGCTCAGAGACGACTCATTCTTCAGTTGACGGACGATGCACTAGTTGCTGCGGTCGGTACTGATTGCAATATTTtcgaaaatatgtttgtcttttgtttttgtagtaACTTTGGTAAGCAACAATGATTTAATTCTTCTATAACAACGATCTAGCCGATCAAAACGAGTTCTGAATTGCATGCATTTGGTCTGGTTGCGCCTGTTCTTCCTGCttcaacaaagaaaatgatCTTTCATTGAGTAAACGAATCTTTCTTATCGTACTCCCCTCAACACCTGATAAATCGCCTTGAGTGGATTTAATATGACCGGTATGTGCTTACTTATTAAGCGAGCCTTACAAACATCTAGCTTATGGCACAAGATCTTGCTCGAATGAATCGTTGTTCGTTCCTCCTGGTTTGATTTGTAAATTTTCTCCGTTGCTTGCAAACATTTTGGgtttttgtatcttttttattttgttgctcAGTTATCTAACATGAAACATTAAGTGTGATGGCTCAGGTCCAGCTCGATTTGCTACaaattttgctttgtttgttgtCTCGATTATGAAATTGGTTCTTTTTCTCCCCCGAGCGATGCTCCGTGCCCCCGAATGGTAATCATTTTAATGCGTTTTAATGCCTCGGGAGCTGTGCGATAGGTTTTGGGAAAAgaaatgctttgaatatcaGCTTCGTAAGCTTCGTTTAGAGTATAGTCCTACCGTTGCTGTGCGATTGAGACGATGGCATTATGCCATGGTAGCTGTTTGGACAGCATTGTTAGTTCCTCCATCTAGGTGATGATACATTTTCTACATTGTGTATAGTTACTGTACACGGGCAGCGGCCTACAGGACATAGtagaagcttttttttataggGCTCTAACCATTTCCAAGCACCGAAATTCTTTTAGAGTGGCTTAggctttatgttttgtttgattttatcttTTGATTTCCTCGTTCCTTACGCTATATAGTACCGTGTTCAGGTTAGAAACTTATGTGTCGTTACACAGCTACATctagaaaaataaatccttcCCTTTCGTGTTGCACTCTCCTTAACACTAGCTTGGACACATGATGCACTAATGTCGTTTCATCGCACCGAACCGATTCCATCGTAGTTGGACACATAATTGTCTCTTGGTGAAACAGCAGGGAAGAGGccacacactaacacacaGTTTGGTAACGGGAAAGATTGCGAAGGCCTAGTTAAccacatttattttattgtgcaCGTGCTGGCATAAACTTTACCGGCGCCGCTAGACAACAAAACCTCGAGAAGCACCATTATGATTAATTGATCTTGATTTACCCATCGTTTGGCTAGCTCTTTCCTTAATCCCTCAGTTTAGTCAGCTACAAATGTTTTTTGTAGGTCGGTTGCGCTTGCAGCTAGGATAGATAGTACGCGTTGAattagtttctttttgttttgtttgtaatgtTCATGTTCGGTGTCACATGTTTAAAGCATTATTACCAGTCAGttcaggaaataaaaacatcttttaaaaatatacacatCTATACATCCGCTAGGGCATGGTTTGCACTTTGTTAGCGTACTAGTTTTACATCGTTTCAGCGATCAGCTCTATAGAGTAGCGGTGccgttttgtggtttttgtctCTTTGTTAATATTCTAATTTAGCTCATGCTCATGTTTCTTTAAACGATTCCCGAGCTGTCTTCTTTTCGAACCATCGGCTACATTCGGCGGAGACAAAGGTGGGCGGTTTTTGATTATTTAGTGGTATTCGGTGGGAAGAGATCGGTTTGTGATTTTTAACAGTGAATAATAACACaataaacttaaaaattacaattttgtTCTGAAAAATAACCAAAGATAAAATAAGCTTGTCATGAAAAAGCTCGTATACTCATGactttttcagaagaaaacttttcaaaaatgttcttGAAAGTAActgattgattaattttaaggcttagaaaatatgaaacgaaaaagttAGAGTCTTTCATCCTGAACTATCACCTCGCACTCCAAACTACGTCAGCAACTTTCGACCGGCTCGTAGAAGAAGCGCATTAGTGGCTATTAACGAACCACCCGCGGTCGACACCGACGTTATAATAAATGTGTCATATCAAAGCTCTTCCAGATGTCACTCTCTAAAGCTCTTCCGATTGCGTACTCGTACGTAAAAGGCTCCAGCGTGGATTTCACCACCAACGTCTTGTCTTCGGCGATCGATAATCGATTCGACGCCCGATCGAAAGCAAGGtgttatttttctccgaaCGGAAATAAACTTTGTAGGTGGTGTTTGGGGGGTCGAAACGAGAAAAGATACCGGCTTTCTTCTCTTCCGCGTACGTTACGTGCCGGATGGGGGTCGGAGGGCATCGAAAATCGCAGGACAATAAGGTTATCTTCCTCGACGGTGGCGGGTGGGGGAAAGTTAGAGAATGAACTAACCTGTCACTAGTAATCACGATACTGTAACACGCTTGAGCAACCCAGAGTGGCCCCCGGGACGGTGTTGACGTAGGAAAAACGGTGCATCTGCCCACGAAAATCTTCGTTGTTTTCGTGTCAGAGCGAATGATCGTTTGAATCGATCGAGAAAGGTTTTTTGTAAAAGAGATAAATTAAGGGAAACATATTAAATTTTGtgttacaatatttttatctgataataaacaaactttaattttaaatttccaaaaatactAAGGATTTCAATGAAAGtcaatttttctaaatttgGCATGCGTTCCAATTACTTtctattgaaaaaataaatctaccAACACATCAACCAGATTAGCCAAATGAAAACCTCCCCGTCCAGTGCATTCAAGAATGGGCTCCCTCATCAGATTCACATGTCCACCGTCGGAAAATCATGGCCAAACCGCCACCCTATGCTAGTGGGTGGCTATCTAAATTTAGAAACCCCAATCAAAAAGCATTCATCAGCCGAGACCCTGTCGTTCTTTGTTTCCCGGTGGTCGGATTGACTTTGGGCGCCGACCAAAGGATCCACCAGGTGGGCGGGCGAGGCTCGTGTCCCACCAAAGTTTCGCCATAATGGAACCAAATTACTTCGTCCCACTTTAGTTCCGTTTAATTACGCTCGACAGCGAGTGGCATATAAATGGGCGTTAAAGGATTTCCTTTCCCAGCGCCATTGTGGTAAATGGAGTGTAAGGAtcaaagaggaagaaaaaccacaaatGGAAGGTTGGGCAATCAGGAATTTGTTCTGTTCCATGTGGGGGGTTTGATACCAAACTAAGATTAGTTTAAGAATTCCTAGAATTCAGAAAAATCGCTACATTAATGAACACAGCATTGCGTTCCGTCggcttttaaagtgtttctttCCTACTTTGTGCCTTCGCACTGAAACACTACTGTGTGCCGGTGATTGCGCCATATTTTCCAACATTTATGTGCCTCCCCCCACTGCTTGCGACCGGCAACGTGTGTGCGGCTGGACAAGGTCTTACGCCGGCTAGAAAAAGTTCGCACCGCACCGAAACTCCACGGAGAACTTAACGTGTCCCCATCGGCCCGGTATGGGGCCCGCCGGTCAAAGTTCTACCTTTAATCCACACGTGCGCCGCGATGTGATAGAACACATGGACCACGGTGGCGACCGGTTGTTTGATGgattcaaatgtttttccgTCACCGCTCCGCGCCCGCCACCAGCCGGGGCGCGGTGCGTTTCAACGTGAGAATGTTCCTTCCCGGTGTGGAAGTGTGTAATTTCCAAGTTTTACGAAGCCCCACCTCCATTACCGGCACGAGGTGCCGGTGTGGCCTCCGCTGGTGGACCACCTGGACGCACTATAGTGTGCGCCGGGAAAACATATAATCGTACGGTGTGCTATTTTTACGCCGGGCCGATTAGGAGGCGACCACGTTCTCGAACACCAGGAGCCTAACTTAATGCAGCGTCGCGAGGGATGCCTCGTGTTGATTCGACTTTGTTTTGTGTAGTTGTAGTTCGTCCATGCCATGATTCTGCCAGGGCTACCGGAAAATGGTAAACCCAAGATCGATTCAAAAACAGGTCGGGGAAAAGCTAATTTCTgttccgccattgttgtgacagttggtttgaaaagtgtttacaaacataTTTGCAGACTTGTGGGAGATCTTTGCAAAAATCTCTTAAACGAAataagtaattaaaatttttggaTCACTGTAACTGTTATACAGTGTTAAGTCATGGGATATGGACCCTGTTGGTCGCCATGATTGGTGTGATGGTCTTCCTTACGCCTCAATTGCTTgctctgttgatgaaacataccaaatttgcagttttaccccaTTTTGGTGGCTGCTCGTAAGAGATAAACAATGTTCCagccaactgtcaaaaatatttccactgtttttcggctcgttacatTATAGGCTGCgacctcttttttctttgagCTTGGGTGAACCTTCTTTGTGGCTACCAAAAGCGGGTGGCGATAAAAATCAAGGTAGACATTGATGCCTCATTTtcgaaaaaacatgtttttgcattttctgaAGGACGCTCAGGTGTTGCAAAAAtccttttagttttttttccagcaAATTCGAGGTCCCCCACATGAAGGGTGCATCGAAAAACAAGGTCGAGAAAATTGGCTCAATTACTGTCCTACATGGTAGATGTGTTTATAATGCCAACCTCCCCCCAGTTCCTCCCTAGCCGGGTCACTAATCGCTACCGACATCAACAGTTGATGGTGCCAACGGAAACCAGACCACTCGTTTCGATGCGGAAGACGTGAAGgagagtgaaagagagagagagagagagagagagagagagagagagagcgagagaaaatgaaaaacaaaatcacatgttcagtttttaaaacaaaatggtgttcTGTATttggcaaataaataaaatgagtgCGATGCGTGTgccgtttgtgtgtgagtgtgaattacggtggaaaaatgtgcaTCCTATCACGGTCGCACCCTTTGTCTCCGCCGATGTGCCCTCCAGGTTTTGGCACCCTTGCAGTTACGACGAAGGAAAACCTAAATACACCCTGCTTAAACGCTATTTCCCTATCTTCCCTGCCCACTTGCCAACTTTTCCTGCCCCTAGATTAGCGTCTCCCATTATAGCTATACCTCCGTCTGCTCGTCGTTGCTGGTGCAGGAGTTGGAGGCAAAGTTGCAGCCCCACTTACGCGAACTATCACAGACCCGTTTCAGTATCGATTTCTTCTGTAGGCAGAGACTATTGAGCTCATCGGAAGGATAGCGCTCGAACTCGACTATGTACCCGTTCGCAACGGCCACGGCCGCCGCGTGATTTGGCGTTAGGTACTTGCACGAACTATTGCTGCGCGCCAGACCGGCGGGGCCGGCGATGCGCACCTTGTGCGATTTGTGTGCGACCTCGGAGACCACCTCGTCGAGCCCGCTgtcgacggcggcggcgagtCCTTCGCTGCCGGCGGCCCCGGCCAGGGTGATGTTTGCCTCGTAGTtgccctgctgctgctgctgcccctGCCCCGCGCCCTGTCCCTGGTTGGGATGGTTGTTGAAGTGCGTGTTGCTGCTGGTCAGCTTCTGCAGCCGCTCGTTCGTCTTCTTGTCGATGCCGAGCAGCCGCTTGACGCCCCGCCGGACGCGCTTGTTGCGGTAGGCGAAGATGAACGGCGAGCTGAGGTTGGCGATCACCACGGTGAAGATCGCCAGCAGCGCCTGGTCGGACACGATGATCAGGTCGACGTGGCCCTGCATCAGCACCAGAATGCCGTACGGTAGGTACGACACCAGGAACATGATGATCACCAGGATGCTGATGCGCGCGGCACGCGACTCCTCCCGGTACTTGAACAGCGACGACGCGTTCGACAGCCGGTGCCGGATCGACGTCATGTAGCTGAGTGCCTTCGGTGGCACGTGGACGGCCGGCAGCGATAGAATGTGATGGTTCCCGAGGCTCTCGAACTCACCCGCGCTGTACTTCTGGAAGTTCGGCGTCGAGTGCACTTGCCGTAGGCCGACCGCCGGCACTTCCGGCTGTTGCTCGTGGAAGCTGACGAGCCGGCCGGCGCTATGGTTCCGCCGTACGCGGCCCAATCCGGAACCCTGCCTGGAGGGAGTACCCTGCAGACTGACCGTGCCCTCCGCTGGACCTACCGTCGGGATGGGTCCACTGACAGTGCCCTCTGGTGGCAGTGCCATCAAAATACTGTTGTGGTTACGATCGTGCTTGAGCGGGGACTTGAGCACGCTTGGAGGCAGCGGGGGTGGAACCGTGCTGCTCGGGGTGGCAATCTGTACGACCTGCGCCCGATCGGGTCGGTCCGGTTCGTGGTGTGCGTGCGACGGCTTGTGCGTTGGCGTAGTTCCAGGAGTTGGCTGGAGCAGCGGCTTCAGACACGAGTCcctatggtgatgatggtgatggtgcggAATACTGCTGATCGTGATCGTCTCGTCCTCGTAGTGAATCTGCTTGTCGATCTTCATCGTCAGACCTTCGCCCTCGGCCGCCGCCAGCTTCTCGCACGACTTCTCGGGGATACTCGGCATCGGCTGCaccttttgctgctgctgctcctgctgctcgATGGCCGCGTGCTTCTGAGCCGAGGCGAGATTCAGAGCACTCTGCAACAGCGGAGACGATCCGTTCTGGCGCATCCGCTGGCCGCTCTCACGCGCCTCCGAAAAGATGCGCCAGTACATGGCACAGACGAGCGCAAACGGGACCAGTATCACGATCACAAAGTACGCGTACGAGAAGATCGTGTTGTACAGATCCTCCGAGATGTTTAGATGGTGGATGAAACCCTCGCCGATGGCCGCCGACGCGCCACCGCTCTGGTTGTGCGCCCAATGACTAGATTCGATGGCGGCCACCTCCTCCGCCGTCAGCCGGTTCTTGAACAGCGTCACGTTCTTCTGGTCGCCCCGGAACCCGGACGCGATGCCGAACGCGATCCCCAGCACCCAGGTGGCGATGATGAAGCCCCACGCCTTCAGCTCGGAGATCCGCGAGTGGTACCGGAGCGGGTCGGTGATGGCGCACCAGGTATCGCCGACGACCAGCAGCACCGAGAGCGCGCCCAGAGCCACCACCAGGTCGAGGCCCCAGCAGCGGATCTTGGTCAGCGTGAGCTCGGCATGGAGTGCGTCCCCATGGCCGCCGCCGACGGGGCTCGTTTGGATGAAGGGCGTCTCTTCGCTGTCACCCTCGCCCGAAGCTCCCACCGGTCGCTCACTATCACAATTACTTCCTCCCGCACCCTCCATGGTGCCGTTCTTGATACACCGCACCGCGGCCCGAGTCCGGTTCACCGCGACCGTGACCGTGGACGATGGAACCGGGTCCTCCGGGGTACCGGCGCGCTGGAACAACACCGTCGTGCCGTCGGACACGGCATCGACGTAGTACACGGCCGTTGGCGCCGCAGTCTCCTGACCTTCCGCCCATCGTGCGGTCGAGGTCGGGATCGCCGGCGAACCGCCGACGCTGGTGGCCTTCGAGGTGAACGCATTCAGCAGCAGCGACGGCCCGAGGATGATGCAGCAGACGAGATTCACTATCAGCAGGTTGATCACGAACCGGTTGGCGGTGGTGCGCAGACTTGGCGTCACCCAGAACGCGCCCAGCGCCAGTATGTTCACACCGATCGAGCTGAGCAGCAGGCCACCGACCAGACAGTCTATGGCTAACATTGTGCACCGTCGTTTTCACTTCCGGGGACTTGCACGCGTTGCGGGACGGCGACACTGGCACGGTTCCGGCTCAACAACATCTTGGTGCGCTGGTCACATCGGGCGTGTGGCTCGATGACGGTTCCGTGCACTGACGTGGTGTACCCCTGGCTTTCTTTCCCTCACAGCACCCTGCGTCCTGTGACCAAAAAGTGGAGTGCAAACGCGACTTTCTACTACTTCACCGACCAGTGTTGGCACTTCAGGGGCACCGGAGTTTCACTTGTGTCTGCTGGAATGTTACCCTCCCCAGGTCAAACGAAGCCGAAGGGATGCTGAGGACTCAAGAATTTTCACTTAAAAATTCACTTCGACACTTTTCCCGTTTCCTTCCCAATTGAATTCTTTCACCGTTTCCTTCGATTCGAACGTGCTGGTTACGGTTTCTTTGGTACGTCGTCAACTCACGCTCAACTGGCCCAGGTTTTGcacttatttcttttttactcaACGTGCACTTGATACTTTTAATTCACGCACTTTCTTTCCCTTTGCTGTCTTTTCGCGATGCGGGAAAGGACTACCGGAGAAACCTTTTGTTGCAAGTGATTATTTCTTCGCTATTTCTTTGATTGGCTACTAAATGGTTGTGGATCACAAAACTGTTTGGCTATTccctgttgtttttctttgcacgtattttatattttcctcgCAAATCACATCATCTAACGCAAACCTACGGATCGCTAACGACGAACAGAATGGACAACCGGTGTTGCAAGCGCCGAGAGGGTGATATAATTTATTCTCGATGGCCCTCGAAAAAGCCGATGGCATTCCCACGTTCGCTGCACAACGGCCACACTGCTCCGCCGACGTTGTTGCCGTGAAAATCGCTTGAACGGTTTGCGCCTCCCAGAGTAACGGTCGGTGAATATTTATCCAACCCCTGGGGGTGGGAACTTTTCGTTTTTACAAATCGCTTTTTCGCGTGGAAAATTCACAAGACCGACTACCGACTCTCGGTCTGCGGTCGGTCGGCTTCTTCTGGCTGCGGTATTTGGGAGTAGGCCGCACACGTACGTTCCGTTCTGTATgcttgtgtgttgttttttttattttatttcagtttttaaatttttctggTCGATGCACACTTCACGCGATTTATTGGACACGGGTTGACATTCCCAGCGCCGCACCGAATTCGTCCGCGAGTTCACTTCACTTCCGCTTGCTTGACGCTCCAATGCACACcgctaaacacacacacacacactcacggcTGCTGTTATTATTATGATTGTTATTGAGCTAGTGGGGACGGCCCCAAAAAAGTGTCAGCGATCGTCAAACGCGTTCCGCGACGGTTCTCCCGATAAGTTACGCTACCCTGGTGTACGCGCCGCGTTCCGACTTCCGAAACGCGCAAACGTGCGTGGCAGGAATCCTATTTGCGAACCGTCCAACGTGTACCGTACGACTGACGGGCTTCGGTCGAGTGCAGGCAAATTTTGTCTGACTTGCCCCAAAGGCCCCCGCGCGCTGGCTCCGTCCGCCCGAACGACCCACCAGACCGGTGTCTCGCAGCCGTACGCAGCGTACGTAGCGTTACGCCTCAACAACACAACTGACTCGGCAGCGAGCGTTGTATGCGTATCTTTCCCCGTGTCTCTCCGTGGAGGTCCACCACCGCGAGCTCGCGCGTTCTTCTTCTGTGATCTCGCAGCGGAGCGTCACCGAGCGTTACGCCGACGGTGCTGGCAGCACTGGCCGGGCGTTACTTCGGGCCCGAATGCGCACGGGATGCGCGTGTTCTCGCGGTTCGTGGAACCCGACTGCCGTCCGAGCAGCGCCGGTCGGGTGGCTGAgcgcgtgtgtgttggtgtggccGTCGCCGTTCGGGTTCTTCTTGAGCGGCTCCCCACCGCAGCGTCCCCAGCTCACCGTCGGACTGGTTGCCGTTCTGGTGGATACGTCCACGCGATACCCTGCGCCGTCGTCGATGTCGCACACAGCATGCGGCGCACCTGTACCAACAACCTTCTAGCGAACGGCGGCTCCTCCTCCCTTCCGCACACCGTTTTAAAcactctccctcccccctctctaAGACCCTTCTTTGGTTTTAGCGTCTCTCGTGGCTCGACGGAACGCGGGCTCTTCGGCGTGTCGTTGAGCTTCAGGTTTTCCGCATTCGGTCAGTGTGCAGCAAATTGATTGACTCCTGCCTTGCGtccccctcccaccctccACCCCGGTGGTTCGTGGTTTTTGTGGCCGGCCGGTTCCCGGttcgtgattttttttccctctcttctctgtctctctctctctctctcccccctcGGTCTGTGTTCGTATTCGCGTGTTTCGCCGACGAGCTTGTTAGGCGTTTGGTGCGCGTCTCGCGTTACATTTGACCAATTTCAAGATTGTTCCGCTTTTATTCTCAATATTTTATGTATCTGCCGTTTTGCCTGTGCCCCCTACAACTTTTTCGGTGTATAAGTTTGGCCGCTGCGGGGTTGGGTTTCATTATCATTGGCGCCCGGTCGCGAGGACGGTCGTTCGCGTCGCACGGGTCTTCGTGGGGCGATTCCGTTGACCTTGTCTATTTTTAACACGCACGATGGGAAACTTTGAGGGATTTTTTGTCGTTCCTTTCGCTCCACTTGTTGGTCAATTGATATTCAATTGCATTCCCCTACATGCGTGCCGGTTCCTCCGGTCGGGCAGGCCCGGGCTGGTCTGTAAAGGGAAAAGATAAATGGAGAGATATATGGATTAATATGCAattaaatataacaaaaatgcGAGCGGATTACAACATAACAAGCAAATATGCTCCTTTGGGAGCTTCCCCATAATCCTAATTCCCGTTGTGAACCGTTTCTGATGTCGGCTCTTAATCCATTTTTGTCGGTTCTTGTTAAACAGAACACCCACTGCGACATGTACAGCTCAAAATTGTGTTGGGGcaccgaaaaagtttttcgaccATGTCCAGCATGATGTCCCCCGAACAGCTCTCCCGAGCATCCATGTTCATCCTAGTGGCGCTCTGCCGACCAAATTCGGCGACCTATTGATTATTCATCAACTGACCCACCGTGTGTGCTACTGAGGCGCTTCCGTCGCCATCCCGGGGCGGCTTAGTTGGAAAATAAACCGGAGCGGAAAACACAGCAAACCGTTCGAGGCCACCAGGGGGACACTGCCACCGGGTGGAGAGAAATGGTCATCTTTTACTGCCAATAACACACCCTCTCGAGACAACGCTTCCACCAACTGCCGGGCAGGAATCGGTGTCCATCGTGTACGGTGTCGTTATTTATGTATGTTGTTTCGGACCCCTCCCACCCCCCATGGATGGTGGGTGGCTTTAAGATGGGTTTTACCGCCATCCGAACTCCCATAACCGCCCGCTCAACACGGTCCGAGGATAGATTCTAATGTGGATCTCTTCTTCAAGCCAGCCAAAGGTGACTCAAGCACGCGGTGACTCCACGCGCGGATAGGACAGACTTTTGACACCGATTACGCTCGCTGCACGTTGTTAGGGGGTGGCGATTGACACCTTGTTAAAGTTTCGCCCGGCGAATCTGAGAGCATTATGTGCTTAGGGGATAGAACAATGATTCGGTTGTTAGTGGAAATCGATAATGTCTCGCGAGCGCAAGAAAAGAGAATAGTTTCGCAACGCGGTGTTACATCGAGCAGTTACTGTGACGTAATAGTGAAACTTTACCATGCAAAAGCATGAATTTTTGTTTAGAAAAATGACTTCTTGTTCTCAGTCTCATAACTCAATCAGAGACTTTTAgttttgtgcttgttttgTAGGAGATTTCAAGACATATATCTCAATTGTTTGTGGTAATCAAAatctcaaacaaaaaactccaACATTTTCGGATTTTCGAAGAATTGacatcaaaaacattttatctaCACAATCTAATTTTTATCTTCAATTAATATTGCATAAACATACAATGGAAAGATCATCCAACCATTTTTCCACACTTAATCTGAATCTTACCATGTAATACTCTTTATGTTGCTAAatgatttcaaacacattcaagtgTAATGAAGACACTGTAATCTCTACACTGTTGTCACTTCTGTCACTGCGGCAAGTTGTTGTTATATTCGCCTTGTGCAACGCATACTTCTATTGAGCAGCGATAAATAAAAGTATAATGTTGTATCTGTCACTCGTGTGCAACTACTGAGAAACATAAAGCTCAGATCCCGGAGAGATCCTTCCTGTCTCCGGTCCGTCCGCGCCTTGGACCGCGTCTAGTAAGGATTTGGAATTATAGCAGTTGCGTGATGTTTTCGTTAAAACATAGCCCACAATGTCTTCCAAGAAAGAGCAGCAAACCGAACGACCAGCAGAAGGACGATGagaaagtaaaatattttatgtacCAGACTAGAACGGGCCGACTGGCTCATTAAATATACATGCGCGCTCCTTTTTGGCGCTCCGGACAgtggcaggaaaaaaagggccATCAGCCTCCGAGTCCGAGTGCTCCGTGCCCACCGGGGTAAACCCATCCGGATTGTGTGGCCATTCTCCTTCGTTCGTTATCTGCTTTCCCCGCGTCCGCATTCCTTCCCACCTGGCAGCTCCTTTCGTTTCTTCGTATCCGTGCACTTCGTCCTGATTAACAATGCGGGGATGCTGGAGCTGATCCGGTTGAAGTGCTGTCCCGCTGTTGGATTCGGGTCCGGCGACCGGTTCGTTGTTGTCGGTATGGTTGTGCCTTTTTTCCGTCCAGTTAACGCTAAGCAAACAATGACAAAATGAGTGCACGTGGACTACAACGAAGGGCATGGAAAGTTGCAATTAGTTGGACGAGGGAACTCCCGGGGTATCTTGGGAAAAGTTGGAGCATCCTTGGCATCGAGGGTAGAGTGCAAACTTGTACCGGCCCAACC from Anopheles coustani chromosome 3, idAnoCousDA_361_x.2, whole genome shotgun sequence harbors:
- the LOC131258873 gene encoding uncharacterized protein LOC131258873, whose protein sequence is MLAIDCLVGGLLLSSIGVNILALGAFWVTPSLRTTANRFVINLLIVNLVCCIILGPSLLLNAFTSKATSVGGSPAIPTSTARWAEGQETAAPTAVYYVDAVSDGTTVLFQRAGTPEDPVPSSTVTVAVNRTRAAVRCIKNGTMEGAGGSNCDSERPVGASGEGDSEETPFIQTSPVGGGHGDALHAELTLTKIRCWGLDLVVALGALSVLLVVGDTWCAITDPLRYHSRISELKAWGFIIATWVLGIAFGIASGFRGDQKNVTLFKNRLTAEEVAAIESSHWAHNQSGGASAAIGEGFIHHLNISEDLYNTIFSYAYFVIVILVPFALVCAMYWRIFSEARESGQRMRQNGSSPLLQSALNLASAQKHAAIEQQEQQQQKVQPMPSIPEKSCEKLAAAEGEGLTMKIDKQIHYEDETITISSIPHHHHHHHRDSCLKPLLQPTPGTTPTHKPSHAHHEPDRPDRAQVVQIATPSSTVPPPLPPSVLKSPLKHDRNHNSILMALPPEGTVSGPIPTVGPAEGTVSLQGTPSRQGSGLGRVRRNHSAGRLVSFHEQQPEVPAVGLRQVHSTPNFQKYSAGEFESLGNHHILSLPAVHVPPKALSYMTSIRHRLSNASSLFKYREESRAARISILVIIMFLVSYLPYGILVLMQGHVDLIIVSDQALLAIFTVVIANLSSPFIFAYRNKRVRRGVKRLLGIDKKTNERLQKLTSSNTHFNNHPNQGQGAGQGQQQQQGNYEANITLAGAAGSEGLAAAVDSGLDEVVSEVAHKSHKVRIAGPAGLARSNSSCKYLTPNHAAAVAVANGYIVEFERYPSDELNSLCLQKKSILKRVCDSSRKWGCNFASNSCTSNDEQTEV